The stretch of DNA CATTGACCCCACGGATTGAGCTGCATCCACCAAAATTCTGATGGGATGATTTTCGGTGGAATGGTTGCGGCAGGCGGCAGCAATTTCAGCCAGCGGCAAGACTTGACCCGTGTTCCAGAGGATATGACTCAGCACGACCATTCTGGTCTTGGGGCGCAGATATTCTGCGATCGCTGCTACGGGATCGCCTTCATTCAAAGTTCTCATGAGCGGACAGCAGGATACTTCAATGCTAAAGCGCCGTTGGAGTTCCTGAACGGTTGCCACAATGCCTGGATGTTCGCAGTCAGAAATTAGCAGATGGTCTCCGGCTTGCCAGTCCATGCCCCAGAGGGCGATATTGCAGCCGACGGTGACATCTTCAGTCAGGGTAATGGTCTGGGGAGAGACACCCAGAGAAGACGCGATCGCAACTCTCGTTTCCGTTGCCTCCCGTACCACCCAACTCCCTACCTCATTGGAAAACGGCCCCACACGCTGCACGTATTCATAGGATTGGAAAATAGCATCCAATGCTGCTTGGGGCATCGGGCCTTGACCGCCATAGTTGAAATAGGCTTTATTCGCGAGAGCTGGAAATTGCTGCCGATGCTGTTCTAGCAGCGTTTGTCCTGGAGAAATGCTCGTCATAGTATCAATATTAGACTTCACTGGAACAAGGAATTGTCACTTCGTAGCTTTGCTGGATACGGCAGCAGAGGCGTTGCAATTGGTTATCGCTGTAACGGTTGCTAGATAATGTTAACTTATTTAAAATTTTGCATAAATCCGGTGCGTTGACTTGACAAGTTTACAAGAACGTGAATCAAATTTCACAAAATCTCTTTCTCAGATTTCCCTTGTATGCAGGCTACAAAATGGCGTTGAGTGTCGGTTAAGTTGCTATGCATCTAATACCAAGTTTTCTTTTTGATGCTACACAACATTTAGAACCCAGTTATTTCCCTAGCAAATAACAAACAACAAGGGAGAATCAAAAATCGGTTCAAAGTTCATCTTATAACGAGTAAAGGAACTCGCTATGAATCAGCCAATTGAATTATCTTTAGAGCAAAAATTCAGTATTAGAAGCTTCTCAGACCAAGTGCAAAATATGTCCCGCGAACAAGCACAGGAATTTTTGATTATGCTGTACGAGCAAATGATCGTCAAAGAAAATATGTACAAGTCCTTTCTGAAGCACGAGTGGGGACTTGATTCAGGCAAAATGTCTGCATGAATCTTATCCGTAGTGCCACATTCGGGATGAGAAGTTAATGCTGGGCGATCGCACTCTCTTCAGCGAGGGGGCAATGGTGGTCAACCAGGTTAGGTAGTATGGGATAGCCTTGCTAAAATACGCTCTTGCGTCGCATCCCTCCAGTTGAACCATGACCACCACTACTGACTTCCTTAGCCACCTCAACCCCTCCCAGCGCCGTGCTGTTGAGCATTTCTGCGGGCCTTTGCTGGTTGTTGCCGGTGCTGGTTCCGGCAAAACGAGGGCGCTGACTTATCGGATTGCCAATCTCATTTTGAAGCACCGGGTCGATCCGGAAAATATCCTGGCGGTGACTTTTACCAACAAAGCCGCACGGGAGATGAAGCAGCGGATGGAAAAGCTGTTTGCCGAACAGCTTGCTGAAAAAGAATATGGGAAGCCGCTGACAGCGTTACCAGCGGATGAACAGACGAGATTGCGATCGCGCGTTTACAAAATTTACATCAAAGACTTGTGGATTGGGACTTTCCACAGTCTCTTCTCTCGTATTCTTAGATACGATATCGAGAAATATCAAGACGAAAGAGGACGCAAGTGGAGCCGCAATTTTTCAATATTTGATGAATCCGACGCTCAAAGTTTGGTGAAAGAGATTGTCACCAAACAAATGAACCTGGATGAGAAAAAGTTTGAGCCGCGTTCGGTTCGTTATGCCATCAGCAACGCCAAGAATCAGGGATTTTCCCCCAAAGAATTTGAGGCGGAACAGGCGAACTATCGCGGACGGGTAATCTCGGAAGTTTACAGCAAATACCAAGATAGACTGGCAGAAAATAACGCGCTTGACTTCGATGATCTAATTGCGATTCCGGTAAAGCTATTTCAACAAAACGAGCAAGTCTTGGGTTACTGGCATCGAAAATTTGGTCACATTTTGGTAGATGAATATCAAGATACAAACCGGATTCAGTACGATTTGATTCGCCTGCTGACGACGAATGGAGAAACTAGAAAGAATGAGTGGGATTGGAAAAATCGCTCGGTTTTTGTCGTCGGTGATGCGGATCAATCTATTTACTCTTTCCGCATGGCAGATTTCACCATCTTGCTGGAATTTCAAGAAAACTTTGGGGATGGTTTGCCGGATGACGATACGCGGACGATGGTAAAGCTGGAGGAAAATTATCGCTCTAGGGAAAATATTCTCCAAGCGGCAAATAAACTCATTGAAAATAACACTCAGCGGATTGATAAAATTCTCAAAGCGACACGCGGGGCAGGCGAACAAATTTTTTGTCACAAAGCCGACAACGAGATTACAGAAGCTGAGTTCGTCGTGCATCAAATTCGCAACCTGAAACATAAAGATCCAGAGTTAGACTGGGGGAGTTTTGCGATTCTCTACCGCACGAATGCTCAATCTCGTGCTTTTGAAGAGTGCTTGGTGCGTGCGGGTGTTCCCTACAACATTGTTGGGGGTTTAAAATTTTACGACCGCAAAGAAATTAAAGATGCGATCGCGTATCTGCGGCTCATTGTGAATCCAGCGGATGCGCTGAGTTTGTCGCGAATCATTAATACTCCACGGCGCGGTATTGGCAAAGCGACCTTGGATGCGATCTCGGATGTCGCCCAAGAATTAGGCGTATCGATGTGGGAAATCCTCAAAGACGAAACCTCTGTGAAGACTTTAGCTGGACGGGCGGCGAAGTCTATTAACAGTTTTGTGCAGATGATTTGCCACTGGCAGCTACAATTGGACACTCTGCCAGCTTCGGAAATCGTGCAGGGAGTGATGCAAGATTCTGGTTATATTCAGGATTTGAAAAGTCAAGGCACCGACGAATCGCAAAACCGATTGGAAAACGTCCTCGAACTCAAAAACGCTGTTCTGCAATTTGAGGAAGAAAACGAAGATTCAAGCTTAGAGGGTTTTCTCGCAAGTGCTTCCCTATCTTCTGATTTGGATGATGTGAAAGAAGAGCGATCGCGCTTGTCGCTGATGACGTTGCACTCTGCCAAAGGACTAGAATTTCCAGTCGTCTTTTTAGTAGGAATGGAGCAAGGATTGCTTCCTCATACTCGGACTCTCAACGATCCGGCGCAGCTGGAAGAAGAACGCCGCCTCTGTTATGTGGGCATCACCCGCGCTCAAGAACGACTCTATCTCACCCATGCCCGCGAACGTCGCCTCTGGGGTTCCCGCGAACCAGCCATTCATTCTCAGTTTCTCAAGGAGTTACCCGCAGATTTGCTGAGTAGTAATTTACCCAAGGCAACTGCTAATAGTCGCGCTGGTATGGCGTCAACATCTCCGAGACAAACATCCAATGGTGCCAGCAGTCTAGGGCAGAATTGGAGCGTGAGCGATCGCGTCCTCCACAAAGCCTTTGGTGTCGGTCAAATTACTAACATTTTCGGGCAAGGAAACAAAATAACTCTCGCCGTGAGATTTCCTGGCATCGGTATAAAAATCATCGATCCTAAGATTGCTCAACTGCAACGAGCGGAATAAACAGTCAGGAGAGCTGATTCATTCAAAACTCAAAACGATTGAGATTTGAGCCGTGAGTAAAATCACCCCAAAAGAATACCACTCGAAAACTGGAGATGTTCTTACAGTCCGGAGTGCCTTGATTGAGGATGCAAAAGCTCTCGTCGATCTTCAATTTTCAGTCGCTCAAGAAGGCAAGTATATGGTGACTGAGGCTGAGGAATTTAACTTAACCAAATCGGAGGAAAAAGAAACAATTGAACAGCATTCTCAGCAACCAGGACAGCTTTATTTGGTCGCTGAGATTGGCAACACAGTTGTAGGATTCATTGAATTTGAGAACGGAAACCGAAGACGCACCTCTCATAGCGGGATACTCTCCATTTTTGTTGACAGAGAATGGAGAGGAAAAGGCATCGGATCGTTTTTGCTGCAAGAACTGCTTGATTGGGCAGCGAATGAGCCGCTGATAGAAAAGGTGACTCTAGCAGTGTTCTCTACAAATCGCAGTGCGATCGCTCTTTACAAAAAATTTGGCTTTGAAGAAGAAGGAAGATGTCCTAAAGATATGAAATTAGCAATAGGTAAGTATATCGATAGTGTATTGATGTACAAATTTGTAAAAAAAATGTAGAGACGCAATATATCACGTCTCTACATAATAAAGGAAACATTCTCACTTGATATCGAGTCCGCGCATAGCCAATAACGCCGAACCATATGCAGCGGCTGTGTGCATTGGCGGAACAATTGGCACTTGTAGATAACGACCACGAATTTTTGTCCAAGCGGGATTTTTCGCACCACCTCCAGCCGTATAAATGCGAGTTAGAGGAGTGCTACCGAGTTGTTGTAAAAGTTGATACCCTCGTACTTCTATTCTGGCAATACTTTCGAGCAAACCGTGTAAAAAGTCTACTGGGTTATCGGGACGGGGTTCCAGTCGTGGCGGTAGATGGGGGTCGTTAATCGGGAAGCGATCGCCTTCTTTTAACAACGGATAATAATCCAGCAAACTTTCTTTTTCTGCATCAATCTGACTGCTGAGGCTTTCTAATTCAGCATCGGTGAAGAATTTTCGCAGCACAGCACCGCCAGTATTAGAAGCACCGCCGACTAACCACAAATCGCCCAAACGATGGCTGTAAATTCCGTATTTTGCATCATCTACGCGAGTGCGACTTAACAGCTTCAGCACCAGCGTTGAACCGAGGGAGGTACTCGCTTCACCGGGAGACTTTGCACCGCTAGCGAGAAAAGCCGCAATACTATCAGTGGTTCCAGCACACACTACGCAATCTTTGGGGAATCCCAAGTTAGTAGAAATTTCAGGTTTTAATTCAGCAACAGGTGTCCCTGGGGCAATAACTTCAGGAAGATGAACGGGTAACTTGAGATTTACTAACCATTCTGGATAACATAAATTTTCGACATCGTAGCCTAATTTTAAACAATTTTGATAGTCACTTATGCCCAGTTTTCCATGTAATAAAAATGCCAGCCAATCTGCCTGATGAAGGAAGTAATAATTTTGAATTATAGGAGTAGACCCTTGTACCTGCTCTGAATTTTGAAGCAACCATAAAAGTTTGGCGAGGCTGGAGGTAGCGCTTAATACCGTGTGGTTTGGGGGCGCAATTTCCTGCAACTGCGCCATGACTTCCACCCCTCGCGCATCGTTATAGAGGATAGGTTCAGTAACAGGTTTACCGGCGTCATCGCATAGCAGCACTGTGGAAGAAGTTCCATCGATAGCGATCGCGGTAATTTCCCGACGTACTTGCAAAGGGATTTGCTCAATTAAGGAAAACAAAGCTTTCTCCCAGCTTGCAGCCAATGCCGCTCCCTCAAAGGGATATTCCGCCTCAGCTTGAATAGTCCCATCCGCGTGAATTGCGACGGCTCGTGCGCCAGAGGTGCCAAAATCAATGCCGAGGTAGAGGTTCATGATGAGATTATTGACTTATGTTCTAGAGAGACGTAAGTTATTTTATTTGCTGTCTCTAGTTAATTAAAGTATGAAAATAAGTCTTTAGAGATAGGAATTTTAATTAGGAAGATTGCAATTTAGTATTACATGAATTAGGTGAGTAAATTTATGCCTTATAAACAAACTGACGAATTACCAGATTCGGTAAAAAATCACCTACCTAAGCACGCCCAAGAAATTTTTCTCGCTGCCTTTAACAAGGCTAACGAAGAGTACAAAGAGGAAGAAACTGCCTTTAAAGTTGCTTGGAGTGCGGTAAAGCGCGACTACGAAAAGGGAGAAGATGGGAACTGGCATAAAAAGCCGGAATAGATATGACAACAATAGAATCAGGTTTGCCTGGGTGGAGCGTATAGGAAGCTTTTTCCAGGTCAATTGGCGCAATGCGCGATCGCTCTCTCATGTTTGCGCTCGCTGTGTAGAAAATAACATTAACTGGTTTATCGATGCGATCGCCTCCTGAAGAGCCAGCTGAAGCCGCTCAAGCGGAAGTGACAACCGCTCAAGCCGAAGCTGCTGCTCAAGAAGCAACGAACAGCACTTCATGCAAACGCGATCGCAGTGGAAAGAGATGCGATCGCGCTTATTAACATCTGCAAACAACTCTGGAGTCTGGTTCCTCCAATAGGTAGACAATAGTGCTTCATACCCAAAGTACAGAGGTCATAATGTCTGAACCCACAAGAAGTCCCCAACCAATCATTTTGATTCGTGGTTTTGGCGGACTCGACGTTTCCGACGAGAAAAAAGATACCTACCAGAGATTTAATGTTGGTACTGTTTACCCTCAAAAACAAGGTGAAAACTACATCTACGAGGGGCTAATTCTGCGGTTTATGAAGTCGAACTGGAAGTACCAAGACACCACTAACGTCGTCGGGTACTACGGTAAAACTTATGCCTACGAACCGCTGCTACCGGAGAAACTGAAGCGCTCCACAGATAAGGATATCGTGGAAAAATTTATGCGCTTAAAGGAGTTGGGCTATTTTTCTGGCAATAAGATCATTATCGACCCCGGCATGGCGCTACATCTGCTGGAAACGGTGGAGCAACCCTGGCAAACTCTCTGGGTATTTCGTTACTACGACTTGGACGAGCGAAAATTCAACGTGTATGGTGAAGCTCTCGTTCGCTTGATCGACTTTATTCGGGAACTCACAGTCCAAAAGGAAGGCTTTAAGCCCAAGGTGAATATCATTGCCCATTCAATGGGTGGTCTCATTGCACGCGAGGCAGTTCAACGCACTTATCCAACCTTGAAGAAACAGAAGGCAGAGGATTACATTAACAAAATTGTCACCCTCGGTACACCGCACCAAGGCATCAGTTTCCAAATTCTCAAAAATTGGATCAATATTAGTGCGGAAGATGAGTTAAAGCATTTTAATCCTGATTTTCAAAAAGACCCTAGAAATGATGCGGCTTTCGTTAATTTTCACAACTATTTTCCCGCAGAACGACTGCTGACAGTGGTTGGAACGAACTACCGTAGCTACGACACCGCGATCGCATCCCGGTTAAATCGCGCTTTCTCTCTAGAGGGCGAGTATGGGGCAAACTACAATCGCAGCGATGGTTTAGTCAAACAAACTTCGGCGCAAATCCCCGGCACACCGCGCACTTTCGTCCACAAGTGCCACGGGGGTGACGACTCGCTGATTACTTCACGAGAAGCGTTTGAAGTGGCAACCCGCTTCTTTTTTGGGAACGTGCGATCGCGTCTGCGCTTGGTGAAGGGAAAAGTTACTCGTGGTAAGGATTTCTTCGGCAAGAGCGAATTTTTTCTGGGCGTTTCTATCAAGCCGCGGGGTGTAGATTTCGAGCTTTTCCATCAAAGTAAAGATGCCGAAAATTGCTATGGCCCCTTTAGTCAAGTTGATCCGCTTGACAAAAATGTTAACTTTTCGGAAGCCAATCAGAGTCTCGGCTTTCCTTGGGCAGATACTAACAAACTCATCTGGCAAGGATACCTCGACACGAAAAAGAGCCTCAGTGCCAAAGATATGGTGTTGCGCGTAGAATTTTATATTGGCGAACGCGATCTTTATGGCTTTGGTTTCTCGGACAACAAGATTTTCAACAAGCAGTACTACGTCCGTGCCTTGCTACCAACCAATCTACAGCCCAACCTGAAACTCTACCTCCATGCCGATGAGCAGTTTATGCGGGAAGGCTTCCAGCCTTCGCCGCAGGAGGAGATGCAGAAGGTGAACGGCGGCTGGCAGTTTGATGTCAGAGAAACCGGGTTTGAGGGGACTTTCCGGATCGAACTGGATAGAATTCCCGAAAATGGGCTGCCAATCCCGTTTGTATAGGTAATTCTTGTCACCTCTCCCCAACCTCTCTCCAGAATGGGAGAGCTTTCAATTGTCCTCCTTCCCTTGTAAGGAAGGGGATTAGGGGGTTAGATGTATCTTAAGTAGCGATCGCAGAGTGGGGGCTGAGGACAGTTTGCTTTTCTTTACGAAACTCACAACACTTTTGGTCGGATCTACCTCCAGAATGGTTTTGAGTAACAACGCCGATTACAGCAATCATCATGTCTCAGCCCACAATAGAATCCATCCTTCAAGAAAAACGCTTATTCCAGCCACCGGCTGAATTTTCACAAAAGGCACATATTAAAAGCCTGGAGGAATACCAGCAACTTTATGACCGCGCCAAAGCCGATCCGCAGAAGTTTTGGGCAGAACTTGCAGAACAAGAGTTGCACTGGTTCCAGAAGTGGGATACGGTGCTGGATTGGCAACCGCCTTTTGCCAAGTGGTTTGTCGGTGGTAAAACAAATATTTCCTACAATTGCCTGGATAGACACTTAACTACCTGGCGCAAGAACAAAGCCGCTTTGATTTGGGAAGGGGAACCGGGCGACTCGCGCACCCTGACTTATGCCCAGTTGCATCGGGAAGTTTGCCAATTTGCCAATGTCCTGAAGCAGCTGGGTGTGGAAAAAGGCGATCGCGTCGGGATTTATATGCCGATGATTCCGGAAGCCGCGATCGCGATGTTAGCTTGTGCCAGAATTGGCGCAGCCCACAGCGTCGTTTTTGGCGGTTTCAGTGCCGAAGCTTTGCGCGATCGCTTAATCGATGGACAAGCCAAAGTAGTTGTCACGGCTGATGGCGGTTGGCGCAAAGATGCGATCGTTCCCCTCAAAGATCAAGTTGATAAAGCTTTAGCTGATGGCGCTGTTCCCAGCGTGCAAAACGTCCTAGTTGTCAAACGCACTGGACAAGAAATTTATATGCAGACAGGCGGACGCGACCATTGGTGGCATGAGATGCAAAAGACTATCTCCGCCGATTGTCCCGCCGAACCGATGGATAGCGAAGATTTGCTGTTCATCCTCTATACCAGCGGCAGTACCGGCAAACCGAAAGGCGTTGTGCATACCACTGCTGGTTACAACCTCTACACCCACATGACCACCAAGTGGATTTTTGACCTTCAGGATACGGATGTCTACTGGTGTACTGCTGATGTGGGCTGGATTACCGGACACAGCTACATTGTCTATGGTCCCCTATCCAACGGTGCCACCACCGTGATGTACGAAGGTGCGCCTCGTGCCTCGAATCCCGGCTGTTTTTGGGATGTGATTGAAAAACACGGTGTCAACGTTTTTTATACCGCACCGACGGCAATTCGCGCTTTCATCAAGATGGGCGAAGACTTACCCAACGCCAGAAATCTCTCTTCCCTACGATTGCTGGGAACCGTAGGCGAACCAATTAACCCGGAGGCGTGGATGTGGTATCACCGCGTGATTGGTGGCGAAAAGTGTCCGATTGTCGATACCTGGTGGCAAACTGAGACGGCTGGCATTATGATTACGCCGCTACCTGGGGCAATTCCCACTAAACCCGGTTCTGCTACCCTTCCTTTTCCTGGAATCCTCGCTGATATTGTTGATTTGGAAGGCAACCCAGTCCCCGCCAGCGAAGGCGGCTATCTAGTAATTAAGCATCCTTGGCCTGGGATGATGCGAACCGTCTACGGCGACCCCGATCGCTTCCGCCGCACCTACTGGGAACACATCCCCCCCAAAGATGGGCAGTATGTCTACTTTGCCGGAGATGGTGCCAGACGCGATGAGGATGGTTACTTCTGGGTGATGGGGCGTGTGGACGATGTGCTGAATGTGTCAGGACACCGCTTAGGTACGATGGAAGTGGAATCCGCTTTAGTTTCTCATCCTGCGGTCGCTGAAGCTGCGGTTGTGGGGAAACCGGATGAACTCAAAGGGGAAGAAGTAGTCGCCTTTGTTACTTTAGAAGGTACGCATAGTCCCAGTGAAGAACTGAGCAAAGAACTCAAAAAGCACGTTGTCGCGGAGATAGGCGCGATCGCGCGTCCCGGTGAAATTCGCTTCACCGACTCCTTACCCAAAACTCGCTCCGGTAAGATTATGCGGCGACTGTTGCGAAATCTCGCTTCCGGTCAAGAAGTCTCCGGTGACACCTCTACGCTAGAGGATCGGGGCGTGTTGGATAAACTCCGAGAAGAAGCGTAATTTTTTTAACGTA from Coleofasciculus sp. FACHB-T130 encodes:
- a CDS encoding aminotransferase class V-fold PLP-dependent enzyme → MTSISPGQTLLEQHRQQFPALANKAYFNYGGQGPMPQAALDAIFQSYEYVQRVGPFSNEVGSWVVREATETRVAIASSLGVSPQTITLTEDVTVGCNIALWGMDWQAGDHLLISDCEHPGIVATVQELQRRFSIEVSCCPLMRTLNEGDPVAAIAEYLRPKTRMVVLSHILWNTGQVLPLAEIAAACRNHSTENHPIRILVDAAQSVGSMPLNLTELGIDFYAFTGHKWWCGPEGVGGLYVRPEALESLNPTFIGWRSILYNSSGQPIGWQPDGRRYEVATSAYPLYAGLRAAIALHQQWGTPESRFQKILELSQYLWQRLAELPHIKCLRNAPPESGLVSFQLSGEGNHQQLVQSLENQNLLVRTIRNPDCVRACVHYFTLPSDIDQLVEAIQQLSQ
- a CDS encoding NblA/ycf18 family protein — protein: MNQPIELSLEQKFSIRSFSDQVQNMSREQAQEFLIMLYEQMIVKENMYKSFLKHEWGLDSGKMSA
- the pcrA gene encoding DNA helicase PcrA, which encodes MTTTTDFLSHLNPSQRRAVEHFCGPLLVVAGAGSGKTRALTYRIANLILKHRVDPENILAVTFTNKAAREMKQRMEKLFAEQLAEKEYGKPLTALPADEQTRLRSRVYKIYIKDLWIGTFHSLFSRILRYDIEKYQDERGRKWSRNFSIFDESDAQSLVKEIVTKQMNLDEKKFEPRSVRYAISNAKNQGFSPKEFEAEQANYRGRVISEVYSKYQDRLAENNALDFDDLIAIPVKLFQQNEQVLGYWHRKFGHILVDEYQDTNRIQYDLIRLLTTNGETRKNEWDWKNRSVFVVGDADQSIYSFRMADFTILLEFQENFGDGLPDDDTRTMVKLEENYRSRENILQAANKLIENNTQRIDKILKATRGAGEQIFCHKADNEITEAEFVVHQIRNLKHKDPELDWGSFAILYRTNAQSRAFEECLVRAGVPYNIVGGLKFYDRKEIKDAIAYLRLIVNPADALSLSRIINTPRRGIGKATLDAISDVAQELGVSMWEILKDETSVKTLAGRAAKSINSFVQMICHWQLQLDTLPASEIVQGVMQDSGYIQDLKSQGTDESQNRLENVLELKNAVLQFEEENEDSSLEGFLASASLSSDLDDVKEERSRLSLMTLHSAKGLEFPVVFLVGMEQGLLPHTRTLNDPAQLEEERRLCYVGITRAQERLYLTHARERRLWGSREPAIHSQFLKELPADLLSSNLPKATANSRAGMASTSPRQTSNGASSLGQNWSVSDRVLHKAFGVGQITNIFGQGNKITLAVRFPGIGIKIIDPKIAQLQRAE
- a CDS encoding GNAT family N-acetyltransferase, translating into MSKITPKEYHSKTGDVLTVRSALIEDAKALVDLQFSVAQEGKYMVTEAEEFNLTKSEEKETIEQHSQQPGQLYLVAEIGNTVVGFIEFENGNRRRTSHSGILSIFVDREWRGKGIGSFLLQELLDWAANEPLIEKVTLAVFSTNRSAIALYKKFGFEEEGRCPKDMKLAIGKYIDSVLMYKFVKKM
- a CDS encoding FGGY-family carbohydrate kinase gives rise to the protein MNLYLGIDFGTSGARAVAIHADGTIQAEAEYPFEGAALAASWEKALFSLIEQIPLQVRREITAIAIDGTSSTVLLCDDAGKPVTEPILYNDARGVEVMAQLQEIAPPNHTVLSATSSLAKLLWLLQNSEQVQGSTPIIQNYYFLHQADWLAFLLHGKLGISDYQNCLKLGYDVENLCYPEWLVNLKLPVHLPEVIAPGTPVAELKPEISTNLGFPKDCVVCAGTTDSIAAFLASGAKSPGEASTSLGSTLVLKLLSRTRVDDAKYGIYSHRLGDLWLVGGASNTGGAVLRKFFTDAELESLSSQIDAEKESLLDYYPLLKEGDRFPINDPHLPPRLEPRPDNPVDFLHGLLESIARIEVRGYQLLQQLGSTPLTRIYTAGGGAKNPAWTKIRGRYLQVPIVPPMHTAAAYGSALLAMRGLDIK
- a CDS encoding ChaB family protein; this translates as MPYKQTDELPDSVKNHLPKHAQEIFLAAFNKANEEYKEEETAFKVAWSAVKRDYEKGEDGNWHKKPE
- the acs gene encoding acetate--CoA ligase — protein: MSQPTIESILQEKRLFQPPAEFSQKAHIKSLEEYQQLYDRAKADPQKFWAELAEQELHWFQKWDTVLDWQPPFAKWFVGGKTNISYNCLDRHLTTWRKNKAALIWEGEPGDSRTLTYAQLHREVCQFANVLKQLGVEKGDRVGIYMPMIPEAAIAMLACARIGAAHSVVFGGFSAEALRDRLIDGQAKVVVTADGGWRKDAIVPLKDQVDKALADGAVPSVQNVLVVKRTGQEIYMQTGGRDHWWHEMQKTISADCPAEPMDSEDLLFILYTSGSTGKPKGVVHTTAGYNLYTHMTTKWIFDLQDTDVYWCTADVGWITGHSYIVYGPLSNGATTVMYEGAPRASNPGCFWDVIEKHGVNVFYTAPTAIRAFIKMGEDLPNARNLSSLRLLGTVGEPINPEAWMWYHRVIGGEKCPIVDTWWQTETAGIMITPLPGAIPTKPGSATLPFPGILADIVDLEGNPVPASEGGYLVIKHPWPGMMRTVYGDPDRFRRTYWEHIPPKDGQYVYFAGDGARRDEDGYFWVMGRVDDVLNVSGHRLGTMEVESALVSHPAVAEAAVVGKPDELKGEEVVAFVTLEGTHSPSEELSKELKKHVVAEIGAIARPGEIRFTDSLPKTRSGKIMRRLLRNLASGQEVSGDTSTLEDRGVLDKLREEA